GGCCTCATGCCAGCGGCCCTCGGTGTAGATGCGCCGCGTTCCCGACGCACCCGCTTCAACCCTTGCCGGTCCGGCGGGCGCAACGGCTTCGGCCGTGGTCTCGACGATCTCGGCGCCTTCCACGCCAACGGTCTCGACGATCATCGGCTTGTCATCATAGACGAACCCGAACTGCGCCTTGTGGGCGATTTCGAAATCGCGCCTGGCCTGGAAGATCGAGTCGCCTTCGAAATTCACCGGCAGCGTGGTGTCGGTGCCGTCATAGCGGATGTGCAGCACCGGCTTTGCCGCAATCTTGTCCTCGGCGATGCCTTGCGCTGCCAATTCGGCGATGACGGCTTTTTTCAACGTGCCGATGAGGCTGCCCATCTGGGTCCTGGATTCTTCGGCAAGCGGCTTCAGGAGCGCCTGCTGGCGCGACGCGAAAACCGACGACAGGCCGATACCATAGGCTGAGAGCAGACCGGAGAAGGGGTGGATCAGTACCGCCTCCATGCCGAGCGCGTCGGCAACCAGGCAGGCATGCTGGCCGCCGGCGCCGCCAAAACAGTTCAAGAGATATTCGGTGACATCGTAGCCGCGCTGCACGGAGATCTTCTTGATAGCATTGGCCATGTTTTCCACCGCGATGGTAACGAACCCTTCGGCGACGGCTTCCGGCGTGCGGCCATCGCCGATTTCGACGGCCAGCGCAGCGAATTTTTTGCGCACGGCGGCCACATCGAGCGGCTGGTCCTGGCCTGGGCCGAAAATTGCCGGGAAGAAATCGGGCTGCAGCTTGCCCAGCATGACATTGGCGTCGGTGACGGCCAGCGGGCCGCCGCGCCGGTAGGCGGCGGGGCCAGGATTGGCGCCGGCGGAATCCGGGCCGGCGCGGAAACGGCCGGCTTCGTAGTGCAGGATCGAGCCGCCGCCGGCAGCGACGGTATGGATGCGCATCATCGGCGCACGGATGCGCACGCCGGCGACCTCGGTGTCGAAGGCGCGCTCATACTCGCCGTCATAATGGGCGACGTCGGTCGAGGTGCCGCCCATGTCGAAACCGATGACTTTCTCGAATCCGGCGAGTTTCGCCGTCTCGACCATGCCGACGACACCGCCGGCCGGGCCGGACAGCAGCGCGTCCTTGCCCTGAAACATGTCGGCGGCGGTAAGCCCGCCCGACGACATCATGAACATCAGGCGAGGGTTCTCCCTCCCCCTCGAGGGGAGGGTGGCGGCGAAGCCGCCGGGTGGGGTCGCCGCGGCAGTGCTCGACGCTTTGGTGGTGCCTCCTGAGAGAACCCCCTCTGTCGGCTTTGCCGACTGCCCTTCGCTATGGCTCCGGGCGTTCGTCGCTGAAAAAGCCAAATCGTTGGCTTTTTCTCGGCCTTTGGCCGACCGCTCCTCACCCCCCACAAGTGGGGAGATTGGCGTCGCGCCCAGTTCTCCCGCCACCCTTTGCACATAGCGCGACAGGATCGGCGACAGATAGGCATCGACCACGGTGGTGTCGCCGCGGCCGACCAGTTTGATCAGCGGCGAGACTTCATGGCTGACCGAGACTTGGCTGAACCCGATCTTGCGGCAGACTTTCGCCACCGCCTTCTCGTGGTCGGGATATTTCCAGGCATGCATGAAGACGATGGCCACCGCATCGATGCCGTCGGCCTTCGCCTGTTCGATGGCGGGCCGGCAGGCGGCGATGTCGAGCAAGCGCTCGACCTCGCCATTGGCGCGCACACGCTCGTCGATCTCGATGACTCGCTCGTAGAGCTGTTCGGGAAGGATGATCTCCTTGGCGAAGATGTCCGGCCGCGCCTGATAGGCGATCTTCAGCGCGTCGCGAAAGCCCTTGGTGATGAGCAAAAGCACACGGTCGCCCTTGCGCTCCAGCAGCGCATTCGTGGCAACGGTGGTACCCATCTTGACGTCACCGACCAGGCCCGGAGGAATAGCGGTGCCGGATTTCAGCCCCAGAAGCTCGCGGATGCCGGCTATGGCCGCGTCGGGATAGGCTTCGGGATTTTCCGACAGGAATTTCCTGGGATGCAAACCGCCTTGCGGATCACGTCCGATCACGTCGGTAAAGGTGCCGCCGCGGTCGATCCAAAAATCCCATTTCTTGTCCACGCAGAACTCCGGCATTGCATTTGGGTCCAGACTGTTAGTTCGGCATCGCCCGGCCCGCAATCGGTAGTGCGCGGATGTTACATCAGGAAACGCAACGTTACGAAACTCATGGCCGTTTGATGCATTTTGCCTTCGACCGTTCACCGCAACGTGAGCGTGTGTTGAAGGAGAGATGTCATGAAAAAGCTCATTCTTGCTTCCGTTTCCGCCCTGGCCCTGTTCGGCGTTGCCGCCTGCAGCGACAGCGGTACGGATAACACCACCACCCAGAGCACCAATCCGCCAGCCGCCGAGCCCATGAAGCCGGCGACGCCGGATGCACCGAAGCCTGCAGAACCGGCTCCGGCAACACCTGCTCCTGCCCCCGCGCAGTAGCAGCAGTCCCGGTCACTTTGACGTGACGAGAGAGGAGGCCGGCTCCGCGCCGGCCTTCCTGCGTTTAGGTCGATTCGGGGCTCAAGGGCCTTGAACCGGCTCTTTTCTACGGTTTGGGATCTGGCGCGTCGGTTGCTTGCGCAAATCGATCCACTCTGCGGCGCTGTCTTGGCTTGATAGCAATGGCCGGCGGCCCTAATAAGCGCTCATGTCGATTTGGGATCGCCTCGGCGACTTCATCAACCGCGTTTCATCTTCAGCCACGTCCGGTGTAGCCGATGTGGTCGAGGCCGTGCGCACGGTTTTCTCCGGTGACGCTGATCTGCGCCGGCGCGTCGCCTTCTCTGTGGCGATGATTGCGCTGTCGGCCAAGATGGCCAAGGCCGATGGCATCGTCACCCAGGACGAGGTTCGCGCGTTCCAGGAAATATTTGAGGTGCCGCGAGAACAGACCCGCAATGTGGCGCGGCTTTACGATCTGGCCAAGCGCGACGTCGCCGGGTTCGAGACCTATGCCGAGAGTATGGCGCAGATGTGCGGCTCGGGCCATTCGAACTGCGTCATGCTGGAAGACATACTCGACGGTCTGTTCCATATCGCCAAGGCGGACGGGCTGGTGCATGAGCGCGAAGGGATTTTCCTGCACCGTATTGCCGAGATTTTCCGCATCGACGAGGTGCACTACGAGGCCATCATGGCCAGGCACGTCAATCTCGGCGCCGGCGATCCCTATATCGTGCTCGGCATTGAGCGCGGCAAACCGTTCGAGGAGGTCAGGAAGCGATACCGCAAGCTGGTCTCCGACAATCATCCGGACCGGCTGATCGCGCGCGGCCTGCCGCAGGAATTCATCAAGATTGCAACGACCAGGGTCGCGGCGATCAACGCGGCCTATGAAATGATCGAGCGGGGCCTCAGGCACGCATGAGCGGCTTCCCGCCCGACGAGCCAAGCGCGGAGGTCAGGGTATCGCCGAATTTCGGCCCGCGGCGCGAAACGCTCAGGCCCGACATGATCGTGCTGCACTATACCGGCATGGCGACGGGTGCTGCCGCCGAAGCCTGGTTGTGCGACCCCGCAAGCGAAGTCTCGTCGCACTACCTCGTCCATGAGGATGGCCGCATCATCCAAATGGTGCGCGAAAGCGACCGCGCCTGGCACGCCGGTGCAAGTTCCTGGTTCGGTCGTCGCGACATCAACTCCTGTTCGGTCGGCATCGAAATCGTCAATCCCGGCCATTCGCTCGGCTATTCGGCCTTTCCCAAGCGGCAGGTGGAAGCGGTGATCGGGCTTTGCCTTGGTATCATCGAACGCCATTCCATTGCGGCGCAAAGGGTGCTTGCCCATTCCGACATCGCGCCGGGGCGCAAGATCGACCCGGGCGAGAAATTCCCCTGGAAGGCGCTGTTTGCGGCCGGGGTCGGCCATCTCGTGCCTGCGGCGCCGGTCCGGCGCGGCGCGGCGCTGAAAGCCGGCGATACCGGCGCCGAGGTCGAGACACTGCAGTCGATGCTGGCGCTCTATGGCTATGGCGTCGAGATATCAGGTGTCTTCGACCGCCAGACCGAAATCGTCGTCGAAGCTTTTCAGCGGCATTTCCGACCGCGCCTGGTGGATGGTGTCGCCGACGGCTCTACGTCTAGCACGCTGCAAAGCCTGCTGACTTCCCTTACGTCAGTTGCCTCTAAATAATCTTTTTCTGATATTCAAGTTACAGCCTGTCACTGAAAGTGAATTGCCTCGCCTTGTTCGACACAAATTCCGCCCTCAAAGGCGGTTCGTGCAAGTTATCGGACCTCCAGCCCCCCGGATGCTCCGATATTGATTAGGCGTTGCTGCGTGAAGATCTTCGCGCGGCCAAACAGAACGGGACCACATGCAGAAATTGACCGTTGTAACGGCAGCTATTGCTGCCGGCGTAATGACTTTTACCTTCAGCACGGCCGATGCCGCACCACTGAGCCAGAGGGCAGACCAGGGCTTCATCGCCGCACCCGCCAAGGCCACCATGACGAAAGCAAACCCGAAAGCAAAAAGAGCAACCACCGCGAATGTGCGCAAAGCAGCCGTGGTGAAGGCCAGAAAAGCCACGGCCAAGAGGCATTTTAAGCGCAACAGGAAGAGCGTCGACCTGACGACGACCGCATCGATCCGCCCAAGCACCGCTGCGGAGTCGACTGCGGCAGCCGCGCTTGGCGACCAGTATTCGGCAATCATTGCCCGCTATGCTGCGGCCGAAGGCGTGCCGGTGTCGCTGGCCCAGGCGGTCATCAAGATCGAGAGCAACTACCGGCCGAACATCGTCGGCAGCGCGGGTGAAATCGGCCTGATGCAGATCAAGCCGGCAACGGCGCGGATGATGGGGTATAGCGGCTCGGCCAAGGGTCTATTCGATCCCGACACCAACATCAAATACGGCATGAAGTACCTTGCCATGGCGCGCAATCTCGGCGGCGGCACCACCTGCGGCACGATCCTGAAATACAATGCCGGCCATGCCGCGACGCGGATGAACCCGGTGTCGGCGGCCTATTGTGGCAAGGTCAAGGTGCAGTTGGCGGCATTGGGATCGCCGGCATAAGTCTGCTTTTTCATTTGCGTTTTGGAACGTGAACCCCTTTATACGCTCTGCCAGCTGGCCGGGCGGCCGCACCCGCAAAGCCGAAAGGCTGCGGGTGAGGAAAGTCCGGGCTCCATGGAGACACGGTGCCGGTTAATGGCCGGCGGGGGCGACCCCAGGGAAAGTGCCACAGAAAGCAAACCGCCACGATTTATCGGGGCAAGGGTGAAAGGGTGGGGTAAGAGCCCACCGCGCGACTGGCAACAGGAGCGGCACGGTAAACCCCACCGGGAGCAAGACCGAATAGGGACGGTGCGAGGGGAAACCTTCGAGGGCTGTTTCCGGCTCACCGTCCGGGTAGGTTGCGTGAGGCGCATGGCAACATGCGCCCAAGATGAATGGCCGCCACGTTCTCGCCCCGAAAGGGGCGAGGGCCATACAAAACCCGGCTTACAGGCCAGCTGGCAATTTCTCCCCCATATCGCGATTAATCCTTTGGATCAGCAGTCTGCGCCTTCGGGCGCAGCTGGCGATTCAGGTGCTTGAGCGATTGAATCAAGTACGCATGCTGGGGTCGAGACAAACGCATCCTTGAAGCTGGTACGATTTAATCGTACCATGATTGTCATGGTTTGATCAGGAGCGCATCATGGGTCACGTCGACAAACGCAGTATCACGCTTTCGCCGGAACTGGCGGCGGCGGTCGACGATGTCGTGGCCGCCGGCGAATATGCCTCGGCCAGCGAAGTCATCCGTGATGCGCTGCGGCAATGGAAAGACCGCCGCGATCTTCTCGGCTACACGGTCGAGGAATTGCGCAGGCTGGTTCAGGAGGGGATCGACAGCGGACCGGCGGTGGACGGCCAGCCCTTCATGGACCGGCTGCGAGCCAAATATCAGAGGATGTCGGAAGCTGCAGGCTCGGAAGAGTGAAATATCGGCTGCTTCCTCAGGCGATATCAGATGTCGAAGGCATCGGTGACTACATTGCGGAACATAGCCCAAAGGGAGCCATGCGCCTTGTGGACGCTTTGGAGAGGCGCTGGACACTGCTCACCTTGCACCCGTTCTCAGGTGCGCCGCGCGATGATATCGCGCCCGGCATTCGTCATCTGATCGTCGGCGAATATGTCACTCTGTATCGCATGGGCGAAGACGCGATCGAGATCGTCCGCGTTTTGCACGGCAGGCGCGATATTGGCGCCGACGACTTGGTGACCTAACCGCCAGCTCAGATGCCGATGTTGTCCAGCGATGCCTCGATCGCCTGCCAGAGTTCTTCCACCGGCTCGCAGCCCACCGACAGGCGCACGAAGCCGGGCGGAACCGAATCTCCTCGCTTGGCCCGCCGCTCGGCGGAGGTGTGGACACCCCCGAACGACGTTGCCGCCTGCATCAGCGTGCAGTTGTTGATGAAATCCTCGGCCTTTTCCTGGGAGAGGAGTTCGAAGGACATGAGGAAGCCGAAGCGCTCCATCTGCGCCCGGGCGAGGTTGTGCGACGGGTCGCCCTCCAGCCCGGGGTAGCGCAAGCCGCTAACGGCGCGATGGTTTTTCAGGCGCTTCGCGATCACCTCGGCAGAAGAACACATGCGGTCGAAGCGTACCTCCAGCGTCTCCAGGCCGCGATGCACCAGCCAAGCCTCGAACGGGCCGGGAATGCCGCCCGCGGTCTCGCGCCAGCCGGTGACGTCCGCGATGATGTCTGGATTGCGGCTGGCGACATGGCCGAACAGCACGTCGGAATGCCCGTTGGCCGCCTTGGTGTCGGCAGCAACGACGATGTCGGCGCCGAGATCGAGCGGGCGCTGGCCGAACGGCGTCATCGTGGTGTTGTCGACGACGACGATCGCACCCGCTTGGTGCGCGACTTCGGCGACGGCTGTGATGTCGCAAATGTCCAAGCGCGGATTTGACGGGGTTTCAACGTAGACAAGGCGGTAGCCGTCGAAGCCGCCGTCGAGGAATGTAGATGTCGGCCGCAGATCATAGGCGACGCCGAAGGGCTTGAGGAAACGTTCGGCCAGCGCGCGTGTGGCATGGTAGCCGTCCGAAGGCAAAAGCACGCGGTCGCCGGATTTCAACAGGCCGAAAAACACCGCCGAGATTGCCGCCATTCCGGATGGGAAGCTGACGCATGGCGCGTCTTCGAGATGCGCCAGCATGTGCTCGACTGCATCCCAGGTGGCGTTGCTGTAACGGCCGTACTGACTGTAGCCGGCGCCGTCGCCCGGGTTGTGGAAAATAGCGGCCATGGTCAGCGGCAATGGGATGGGGTCGCCTTTGGCAAGTCCGTCGCGCCGCAGATGGGCAAGGGAGGCCGCGCGGGACCTGGCTGTTTCGGGCATGGATTTCTGACCTTGTTGCTCAGCGAAAAGACTGACGACGCTATTCGCGGCAGTGATGCGCGGCAAGCCGCTTCCGCTTGGGCCAGCCCGCTCTAAACGGTTCGTTAGGCTTAATGGGAGATAAAGACGGGAGTGTTGTCAGAGCTGCTCTCACCGGTTGTGGCGCGCGCGTTTGTGAAGCCTGTTCCCGTTGACGCCCATAGTGCCCCATGATATCCCATTTCGATACCAAAGCCTTCGTTCCGCGTCAGGGTAAAGCGTACGCCAATCGGGCAGCTGCGGCGGCTGTGCGTTTGCGGGGTTTTGCCGCTGGGATCGAAGCGGATTTTCGGCAGGGGACGCGCTTCGGCGCGGACGAAAACATGGAGAGGGGTGCGGCGGCGGAAGCGGCTGCAGCGTGTCATGGACCGGTTTCTGTCAAGCGCGGTGAACAGGATCGATGCGAAGGGGCGGGTCTCCGTTCCGGCGCATTTCCGCGCGGTCGTGCAGAAGCGCGGCTATTCGGAGCTCTACGCGCTGCGCGGACTGGACGTGCCTGCGATGGATGTCGGCGGGCTCGATCTGCTCGACCGCTACGAGCAGCGCATCGCGCTGGAAGACCCTTTTTTGCAGACGGCGGACGATATGTCGTTCTTCTGCCATGGCGACGGGACGTTCCTGAAG
This region of Mesorhizobium sp. C432A genomic DNA includes:
- a CDS encoding type II toxin-antitoxin system RelE/ParE family toxin, coding for MKYRLLPQAISDVEGIGDYIAEHSPKGAMRLVDALERRWTLLTLHPFSGAPRDDIAPGIRHLIVGEYVTLYRMGEDAIEIVRVLHGRRDIGADDLVT
- a CDS encoding transglycosylase SLT domain-containing protein, with product MQKLTVVTAAIAAGVMTFTFSTADAAPLSQRADQGFIAAPAKATMTKANPKAKRATTANVRKAAVVKARKATAKRHFKRNRKSVDLTTTASIRPSTAAESTAAAALGDQYSAIIARYAAAEGVPVSLAQAVIKIESNYRPNIVGSAGEIGLMQIKPATARMMGYSGSAKGLFDPDTNIKYGMKYLAMARNLGGGTTCGTILKYNAGHAATRMNPVSAAYCGKVKVQLAALGSPA
- a CDS encoding N-acetylmuramoyl-L-alanine amidase; this encodes MSGFPPDEPSAEVRVSPNFGPRRETLRPDMIVLHYTGMATGAAAEAWLCDPASEVSSHYLVHEDGRIIQMVRESDRAWHAGASSWFGRRDINSCSVGIEIVNPGHSLGYSAFPKRQVEAVIGLCLGIIERHSIAAQRVLAHSDIAPGRKIDPGEKFPWKALFAAGVGHLVPAAPVRRGAALKAGDTGAEVETLQSMLALYGYGVEISGVFDRQTEIVVEAFQRHFRPRLVDGVADGSTSSTLQSLLTSLTSVASK
- a CDS encoding hydantoinase B/oxoprolinase family protein, with the protein product MDKKWDFWIDRGGTFTDVIGRDPQGGLHPRKFLSENPEAYPDAAIAGIRELLGLKSGTAIPPGLVGDVKMGTTVATNALLERKGDRVLLLITKGFRDALKIAYQARPDIFAKEIILPEQLYERVIEIDERVRANGEVERLLDIAACRPAIEQAKADGIDAVAIVFMHAWKYPDHEKAVAKVCRKIGFSQVSVSHEVSPLIKLVGRGDTTVVDAYLSPILSRYVQRVAGELGATPISPLVGGEERSAKGREKANDLAFSATNARSHSEGQSAKPTEGVLSGGTTKASSTAAATPPGGFAATLPSRGRENPRLMFMMSSGGLTAADMFQGKDALLSGPAGGVVGMVETAKLAGFEKVIGFDMGGTSTDVAHYDGEYERAFDTEVAGVRIRAPMMRIHTVAAGGGSILHYEAGRFRAGPDSAGANPGPAAYRRGGPLAVTDANVMLGKLQPDFFPAIFGPGQDQPLDVAAVRKKFAALAVEIGDGRTPEAVAEGFVTIAVENMANAIKKISVQRGYDVTEYLLNCFGGAGGQHACLVADALGMEAVLIHPFSGLLSAYGIGLSSVFASRQQALLKPLAEESRTQMGSLIGTLKKAVIAELAAQGIAEDKIAAKPVLHIRYDGTDTTLPVNFEGDSIFQARRDFEIAHKAQFGFVYDDKPMIVETVGVEGAEIVETTAEAVAPAGPARVEAGASGTRRIYTEGRWHEAGIHRRENLRPSNLVPGPALIIEPNQTIVVEPGWQAEITNLNHVVIRRTERKVRTAALGTEADPVMLEVFNNLFMSIAEQMGVTLQNTAYSVNIKERLDFSCAVFDRHGALVANAPHMPVHLGSMDRSVETIIRLNSGDIHPGDVFALNAPYNGGTHLPDITVVTPVFSLPLEGRVAAQRPGGVLSEGTTRASSTAATTPSGGSAATSPSRGEEVIFYVASRGHHADIGGTAPGSMTPLATTVDEEGVLFDNFRVVDRGKFREAELQTLLTDHPYPARNPHQNIADLKAQIAANEKGVAELRKMVGHFGLDVVEAYMGHVQDNAAESVRRVLERLPDSSEYEYPTDTGQVIKVKITVDRQKREATVDFTGTSKVEKNNFNAPEPVARAAVLYAFRVMVEDMIPMNAGCLRPINIIIPEGSMLKPAYPAAVVAGNVETSQHVTNALFGAMGAMANAQGTMNNLTFGNKQYQYYETICSGSPAGRMNSGRGFAGTSGVHTHMTNSRLTDPEVLELRFPVMLEDFHIREGSGGKGKWSAGDGTRRTIRFLEKMECAILSSHRNRPPQGLDGGSDGEVGSTKVRRQDGSVETLKACDQTVLDAGDAVILTTPTPGGFGKA
- a CDS encoding type II toxin-antitoxin system ParD family antitoxin → MGHVDKRSITLSPELAAAVDDVVAAGEYASASEVIRDALRQWKDRRDLLGYTVEELRRLVQEGIDSGPAVDGQPFMDRLRAKYQRMSEAAGSEE
- a CDS encoding DnaJ family molecular chaperone; the protein is MSIWDRLGDFINRVSSSATSGVADVVEAVRTVFSGDADLRRRVAFSVAMIALSAKMAKADGIVTQDEVRAFQEIFEVPREQTRNVARLYDLAKRDVAGFETYAESMAQMCGSGHSNCVMLEDILDGLFHIAKADGLVHEREGIFLHRIAEIFRIDEVHYEAIMARHVNLGAGDPYIVLGIERGKPFEEVRKRYRKLVSDNHPDRLIARGLPQEFIKIATTRVAAINAAYEMIERGLRHA
- the mraZ gene encoding division/cell wall cluster transcriptional repressor MraZ, whose product is MDRFLSSAVNRIDAKGRVSVPAHFRAVVQKRGYSELYALRGLDVPAMDVGGLDLLDRYEQRIALEDPFLQTADDMSFFCHGDGTFLKLDQDGRITMSDFIREHTGITSEVAFVGRGNFFQVWEPGRLAAYGAQARARLLQLRQGTKAHEGKAGERPE
- a CDS encoding cystathionine gamma-lyase; the encoded protein is MPETARSRAASLAHLRRDGLAKGDPIPLPLTMAAIFHNPGDGAGYSQYGRYSNATWDAVEHMLAHLEDAPCVSFPSGMAAISAVFFGLLKSGDRVLLPSDGYHATRALAERFLKPFGVAYDLRPTSTFLDGGFDGYRLVYVETPSNPRLDICDITAVAEVAHQAGAIVVVDNTTMTPFGQRPLDLGADIVVAADTKAANGHSDVLFGHVASRNPDIIADVTGWRETAGGIPGPFEAWLVHRGLETLEVRFDRMCSSAEVIAKRLKNHRAVSGLRYPGLEGDPSHNLARAQMERFGFLMSFELLSQEKAEDFINNCTLMQAATSFGGVHTSAERRAKRGDSVPPGFVRLSVGCEPVEELWQAIEASLDNIGI